In the Populus trichocarpa isolate Nisqually-1 chromosome 1, P.trichocarpa_v4.1, whole genome shotgun sequence genome, one interval contains:
- the LOC18107806 gene encoding pectinesterase — translation MVQFCVCSIKHTITASLQTLYPPFISFLFFLHSRIKMIQEDHGSLTEISDSGKHISFSQKNKSLSLALFVSLLLVATIAAVVTPVNSQNSNKNDAAHSIIKMSCSSTRYPELCYSAIANGPGAAASLAAINDENDVLIESIRATQQAIDTNTAGIESYKTTNKMKLTNQQNDALDTSTDNNELSQSDLQNAINSLNYYTNEIPLSDQDTEPDINTPLSSCITYQDTIMDGFSHTAADKQVRKDISDGVDNVRKMCMNTLAMNMNMTATRIANELKTTKRNLKEENSRNESGWPKWLSVANRRLLQSSSLTPDVVVAADGSGNYSTVSAAAAAAPTRSSKRYIIRIKAGVYRETVQVPINKTNLMFLGDGRRKTIITASRSVVDGITAFRSATVAVMGEGFLARDIAFQNTAGPSNRQAVALRVSSDRAAFYKCNVLGYQDTLHVHANRQFFINCLIAGTVDFIFGNSAAVFQDCDIHARRPNPGQTITITAQGRSDPNQNTGIVIQKSRIHATSDLLPVRSNFSAYLGRPWKEYSRTVVMQSSISDVINPAGWLEWRGKYALNTLYYGEYNNSGAGAATSERVNWKGYKVINAATEAKSFTPRNFIAGSTWLKSTTFPFSLDL, via the exons ATGGTCCAGTTTTGTGTATGCTCCATCAAACACACCATCACTGCAAGTCTACAGACTCTATACCCGCCcttcatttctttccttttttttctacacAGTCGAATCAAAATGATCCAAGAGGATCATGGAAGCTTGACCGAAATATCAGATTCTGGCAAGCACATTTCCTtctcccaaaaaaacaaaagcctcTCTTTAGctctctttgtttctctcttgCTTGTCGCCACTATAGCTGCCGTTGTTACTCCCGTAAATTCACAGAACTCCAACAAAAATGACGCTGCTCATTCCATTATAAAGATGTCATGCAGCTCCACAAGATACCCAGAACTGTGCTACTCTGCGATTGCCAATGGCCCTGGAGCTGCTGCCAGTTTGGCAGCTATCAACGACGAAAACGATGTTCTTATAGAATCCATAAGAGCCACTCAACAAGCTATTGACACCAATACCGCCGGTATAGAGAGTTACAAAACCACCAATAAGATGAAACTCACCAATCAGCAAAATGATGCTCTCGATACTTCCACGGACAACAATGAATTGTCTCAAAGTGATTTACAAAATGCTATAAACAGTCTCAATTACTATACTAACGAGATTCCTCTTAGCGATCAAGATACTGAGCCGGACATCAATACCCCACTGAGTTCTTGCATAACCTACCAAGACACGATCATGGATGGTTTCTCTCATACCGCCGCAGACAAGCAGGTGCGTAAAGATATTTCGGATGGAGTAGATAATGTTAGAAAAATGTGCATGAATACTCTGGCAATGAACATGAACATGACAGCCACTCGCATTGCCAATGAGCTTAAAACCACAAAGAGGAATCTCAAGGAGGAAAACAGTAGAAATGAAAGTGGGTGGCCAAAGTGGTTGTCAGTAGCCAACAGGAGGTTGTTGCAGTCATCATCATTGACACCAGATGTGGTGGTGGCTGCTGATGGCAGCGGGAATTATAGTACAGTAtcagctgcagctgctgctgcCCCAACGAGAAGCAGTAAGAGGTACATTATCAGAATCAAGGCAGGTGTTTACAGGGAAACTGTGCAAGTACCAATCAATAAGACTAACTTAATGTTTCTTGGAGATGGAAGAAGGAAAACGATCATTACAGCAAGTAGGAGTGTGGTGGATGGCATCACAGCCTTCCGTTCTGCCACCGTTG CCGTAATGGGTGAAGGATTCCTGGCCAGGGACATCGCCTTCCAAAACACAGCCGGCCCGTCCAACCGCCAAGCCGTGGCGTTGCGTGTTAGTTCTGACCGCGCGGCATTCTACAAATGCAACGTGCTTGGATACCAAGACACCCTCCATGTCCACGCAAATCGTCAGTTCTTCATAAATTGTTTGATAGCAGGCACGGTCGATTTCATCTTCGGCAATTCCGCAGCTGTTTTCCAAGATTGTGATATCCATGCTCGTCGTCCCAATCCAGGCCAAACAATCACAATAACAGCCCAAGGGAGGAGCGATCCTAATCAAAACACTGGCATTGTAATTCAGAAAAGCAGGATTCACGCCACTTCTGATCTACTGCCAGTCAGGAGCAATTTCTCTGCGTATCTCGGTAGACCCTGGAAGGAGTATTCAAGGACGGTTGTCATGCAATCATCCATAAGTGATGTGATAAACCCGGCTGGGTGGCTCGAGTGGAGGGGAAAATATGCACTGAACACGTTGTATTACGGAGAGTATAATAACAGCGGGGCTGGTGCTGCAACCTCTGAAAGGGTCAACTGGAAAGGATACAAGGTGATTAATGCTGCAACTGAAGCTAAAAGCTTTACTCCTCGCAATTTCATTGCTGGTAGTACGTGGTTGAAATCCACTACCTTCCCATTCTCTTTGGATCTCTAA